A stretch of Malus sylvestris chromosome 11, drMalSylv7.2, whole genome shotgun sequence DNA encodes these proteins:
- the LOC126590973 gene encoding 40S ribosomal protein S24-1-like: MADTKAVTIRTRKFMTNRLLSRKQFVIDVLHPGRPNVSKAELKEKLARLYEVRDPNAIFVFKFRTHFGGGKSTGFGLIYDSVENAKKYEPKYRLIRNGLDTKVEKSRKQLKERKNRAKKIRGVKKTKAGDAAKAKKK; encoded by the exons atgGCGGATACCAAGGCAGTGACGATCCGTACGAGGAAGTTCATGACCAATCGCCTTCTATCCAGAAAGCAATTC GTCATCGATGTTCTGCATCCTGGCCGACCCAATGTCTCAAAG GCGGAGTTGAAGGAGAAACTTGCGAGGTTGTACGAGGTGAGGGACCCAAATGCCATCTTCGTATTCAAGTTCCGCACCCATTTTGGAGGGGGGAAGTCTACTGGTTTCGGTTTGATCTATGATTCAGTAGAGAATGCCAAGAAGTACGAGCCCAAGTACAGGCTGATCAGG AATGGACTGGATACAAAGGTTgaaaaatcaaggaaacaactCAAGGAAAGGAAGAACAGAGCCAAGAAGATTCGTGGAGTTAAGAAG ACAAAGGCCGGTGATGCTGCCAAGGCGAAGAAGAAATGA
- the LOC126590974 gene encoding uncharacterized protein LOC126590974, with product MGRPSSTIHIPERRNRSDHENGRYPPHSDSSGDNRYQRRSPSYENYDRYDNRRHRNPSGTPPRRSPRSNGGGPESLARRRSPSYEDYERHDNRRHRNRSGSPDYPNPRRSPRANGGPDSLPKKFGRGGNRMDRNGGREESEDSDEELKGLRFEEYRRLKRQKVRKSGKFCIWELTPSPPRVENDEFELVGKADVISERYGEEENIESQDKKKEKEKSESESESDSESEDLRSRKRKKSSGSKRRSGKSRFSDSESESESESDDESDEEEDRRTRKKSKSRNKRSRSRRERRRKRKSRHSSSSELDESEDSESEVSDSKKKKKQRKSRSRSKKKESETEMESEISDSEKGLDSEVDANAATLVEEEMMKDESNVEALKFKEIFEAQKKLSLDDELVVGPMPLPRAEGHISYGGALRPGEGDAIAQYVQQGKRIPRRGEVGLSADEIQKFENLGYVMSGSRHQRMNAIRIRKENQVYSAEDKRALAMFNYEEKAKREHKVMADLQRLVQRHIGQDVGPTHDPFSGKEKEIADA from the coding sequence ATGGGGAGGCCATCATCCACCATCCACATACCGGAGAGACGAAACCGTTCCGATCACGAGAACGGCCGGTACCCACCGCACTCCGACTCATCCGGCGACAACCGCTACCAGCGTCGCAGCCCCAGCTACGAAAACTACGACCGCTACGATAACCGCCGCCACCGAAACCCCTCTGGAACGCCCCCTAGACGAAGCCCTAGGAGCAACGGAGGAGGCCCGGAATCCTTGGCTCGGCGTCGCAGCCCCAGCTATGAGGACTACGAGCGGCACGACAACCGCCGCCACCGAAATCGCTCGGGCTCGCCTGATTACCCGAACCCTAGACGAAGCCCTAGGGCTAATGGGGGGCCAGACTCTCTGCCGAAGAAATTCGGGCGTGGCGGGAACCGTATGGACCGGAATGGAGGACGGGAGGAGTCGGAGGACTCCGACGAGGAGCTGAAGGGGCTGCGTTTCGAGGAGTACAGGAGGCTCAAGAGGCAGAAGGTGAGGAAATCGGGGAAGTTTTGTATTTGGGAATTGACGCCCAGCCCGCCTAGGGTTGAGAACGATGAGTTCGAATTGGTGGGTAAGGCTGATGTGATTTCGGAGCGGTATGGCGAGGAGGAGAATATTGAATCGCaggacaagaagaaagagaaggagaagtCCGAGTCTGAATCCGAATCCGATTCTGAATCGGAGGATTTGAGGTcgaggaaaaggaagaagagttcGGGTTCGAAGCGCAGGAGTGGGAAATCGAGGTTTAGTGATAGTGAATCGGAGAGTGAGAGCGAAAGTGATGATGAATCGGATGAAGAGGAGGATCGTAGAACGAGAAAGAAGTCGAAAAGTAGGAATAAGAGAAGCAGGAGCAGAAGAGaaaggagaagaaagaggaagagcaGGCATAGTAGCAGTAGCGAGTTGGATGAGAGCGAAGACAGTGAAAGTGAGGTTtcagattcgaagaagaagaagaaacagcgAAAGTCCCGCAGTCGGAGTAAGAAGAAAGAGTCGGAAACTGAAATGGAGAGTGAGATATCGGACTCGGAGAAGGGTTTGGATTCTGAGGTTGATGCCAATGCTGCTACTTTAGTGGAAGAGGAGATGATGAAGGATGAGAGTAACGTGGAGGCATTGAAGTTTAAGGAGATTTTCGAGGCCCAGAAGAAGTTGTCATTGGACGATGAACTAGTGGTTGGGCCAATGCCGTTGCCTAGAGCTGAAGGGCATATTAGTTATGGTGGAGCTCTGAGGCCTGGTGAAGGTGATGCCATTGCACAATATGTTCAGCAAGGGAAGCGTATTCCGCGGAGAGGAGAAGTGGGTCTTTCGGCTGATGAGATTCAGAAGTTTGAGAACCTTGGGTATGTAATGAGTGGTAGTAGGCACCAGAGAATGAATGCCATTCGTATTAGGAAGGAAAACCAGGTTTACAGTGCTGAGGATAAGCGGGCTTTGGCCATGTTCAACTACGAGGAGAAAGCTAAGCGCGAGCACAAGGTCATGGCAGATTTGCAGCGGCTGGTTCAGCGGCATATTGGGCAGGATGTCGGACCTACTCATGACCCTTTTTCCGGGAAGGAAAAAGAGATTGCTGATGCTTAG
- the LOC126590975 gene encoding uncharacterized protein LOC126590975 has product MLMMRDFPSCFGENGVQVADFSSSSSSSRATKAAQNLVSCVYQCKLKGRLCLITVTWTKNLMGQGLAIEIDDAASHCLCRVEIKPWIFSKRKGLKNLEVDSTKIDIFWDLTNAKFGSGPEPLEKFYLALMFDQEIVLFLGDLKKEDFKSPAGSNSKSKHKFKSKSKTTAEFVAKREHICGKKIYGAKAQFCDLGKTHDVKIECETAGGLHEAYLVICIDSKIVLQVKRLNWKFRGNHTIVVDGMRVEVFWDVHNWLFGNSMGDAVFMFQTCLDVAADESKKLWTGLPVLDPSVFTWSSSSEQLRENQLQDFGFSLVLHAWKNE; this is encoded by the exons atgcttatgatgAGGGACTTCCCTTCttgttttggtgaaaatggtgtTCAAGTTGCAGATttttcatcatcatcttcttcctcaagagCCACAAAAGCTGCCCAGAACTTGGTTTCCTGCGTCTACCAGTGCAAATTAAAGGGCAGATTGTGTTTGATCACTGTGACATGGACCAAGAATCTGATGGGGCAAGGCCTCGCCATTGAAATCGACGATGCAGCCAGTCATTGCCTCTGCAGAGTTGAGATTAAGCCATGGATTTTCTCCAAGAGAAAAGGGTTGAAGAATTTGGAGGTGGACTCTACGAAAATTGACATCTTTTGGGATTTAACAAATGCCAAGTTTGGTTCAGGACCTGAGCCATTGGAGAAGTTTTATCTAGCTCTTATGTTTGATCAAGAAATTGTTCTGTTTCTTGGGGACTTGAAGAAGGAGGATTTCAAAAGCCCTGCTGGGTCCAATTCCAAGTCCAAACACAAattcaaatccaaatccaaaaccacagCCGAATTCGTTGCAAAAAGAGAGCACATTTGTGGGAAAAAAATTTATGGAGCAAAGGCACAGTTTTGTGATTTGGGCAAAACCCatgatgtgaaaattgagtgTGAAACTGCAGGTGGCCTCCATGAGGCATATCTTGTGATCTGCATTGACAGCAAGATTGTATTGCAG GTGAAGAGGTTGAATTGGAAGTTCAGAGGCAACCACACAATTGTGGTAGATGGGATGAGAGTTGAAGTGTTTTGGGATGTGCACAACTGGCTGTTTGGGAATTCAATGGGAGACGCAGTTTTCATGTTCCAAACTTGCCTTGATGTTGCTGCAGATGAAAGCAAGAAGTTATGGACTGGTTTGCCAGTTCTGGATCCTTCTGTGTTCACTTGGTCTTCTTCCTCTGAGCAGTTGAGAGAGAACCAGTTGCAGGATTTTGGGTTCTCACTGGTTTTGCATGCTTGGAAGAATGAATAG